A single window of Rhodamnia argentea isolate NSW1041297 chromosome 5, ASM2092103v1, whole genome shotgun sequence DNA harbors:
- the LOC115755207 gene encoding uncharacterized protein LOC115755207, whose translation MSAAKSRSSCSFPNLLLSCFNFLLFILSAASFAPVILLRTPPTSLGLAFLVISSMSLVSSFAGFFSQLTRFCFVTHVSILLASLSGLALGVLALFAKERSSLSLLRSRRDPKEAKVLVRLECGVLMAMFFRLRTGGSHGEQFVFLFMNYFSAVCVW comes from the coding sequence atgtccgCCGCAAAGTCGAGAAGTTCTTGTTCGTTCCCGAATCTCCTGCTCTCTTGCTTCAACTTCCTTCTCTTCATCCTCTCCGCGGCATCTTTCGCCCCGGTGATCCTCCTCAGAACGCCCCCGACTTCGCTCGGCCTCGCCTTCCTCGTGATTTCGTCCATGTCGCTCGTCTCCTCTTTTGCCGGCTTCTTCTCCCAGCTCACCCGCTTCTGTTTCGTGACCCACGTCTCGATCCTCCTCGCCTCGCTGTCCGGTCTGGCGCTCGGGGTCCTGGCGCTGTTTGCCAAAGAAAGGTCGAGCCTTTCGCTGCTGAGGTCGCGGAGAGACCCGAAAGAGGCTAAGGTCCTGGTGAGGCTGGAGTGCGGGGTTCTGATGGCGATGTTTTTCCGACTTCGCACGGGTGGGAGCCATGGAGAGCAGTTTGTCTTCCTCTTCATGAATTATTTTTCCGCCGTCTGCGTCTGGTGA
- the LOC115755201 gene encoding endo-1,4-beta-xylanase 5-like — translation MRDNNPMFANLTLQKFHILYLNLGSAISGQITQAVFNDYYDPSATTQCLAEPGSLMYGGGVILNPEFVHGTDGWTAFGQGAIEVRVLHTNNRFMVARNRKRPSDSFSQKVQLEEGTFYAFSAWVQVSQGSETVAVVFQTRDGEFVRGGSVVAEQGCWSLLKGGIAANSSSPADVLFESKNTSTEIWVDNVALQPFSKGQWRNHQEESIEKVRKSRVRFQITYADKRGLGVGGANVLIKQTKPGFPFGCGMNFHILESADYQNWFASRFRFTTFTNAMKWYTTEEEQGQENYTVADAMVRFAQGNNISIRGHNVFWDNQKYQPDSVKTLSPDDLRRAAEKRINSVVSRYAGELIAWDVVNENLHFSFFEDNLGKDASSMYYSTAYKLDPTPRMFLNEYNTIEYSEDEKASPGNYKKRLEEIFSYPGNEDIPAGIGVQGHFGPGQPNLAYMRSSLDILATTGVPIWLTEVSVDPGVNQAQYLEEVLREAYSHPGVEGIIMFAGPAYAGFNNTMLADMNFNNTPTGDIVDKLIQEWKSEDLEACADDGGFFSATLLHGEYEITITDPVTNSSSTSTFEVTKDGSNIISLPHVESIVKATRQLLWN, via the exons CCATTTCAGGGCAAATCACACAAGCTGTCTTCAATGATTATTACGATCCGTCGGCGACGACGCAG TGTTTGGCAGAGCCTGGGAGTCTTATGTATGGAGGTGGGGTCATACTAAACCCAGAGTTCGTCCATGGCACTGACGGATGGACCGCGTTCGGGCAAGGAGCGATCGAAGTGCGCGTATTGCATACCAACAACAGGTTCATGGTGGCGCGCAACAGGAAACGCCCATCGGACAGTTTCTCTCAGAAAGTCCAACTCGAGGAGGGAACGTTCTATGCATTTTCCG CTTGGGTACAAGTCAGTCAAGGAAGCGAGACGGTAGCGGTGGTGTTTCAAACTAGAGATGGCGAGTTTGTCCGTGGAGGCAGTGTGGTGGCCGAGCAGGGGTGCTGGTCTTTGCTAAAAGGAGGCATCGCCGCGAATTCTTCGAGCCCGGCTGATGTTCTTTTCGAG AGCAAGAATACCTCAACGGAGATATGGGTCGACAACGTTGCGTTGCAGCCGTTCTCGAAGGGGCAATGGAGGAATCACCAAGAAGAAAGCATAGAGAAG GTACGGAAGAGCAGAGTGAGGTTCCAGATAACTTATGCCGACAAACGAGGACTTGGAGTCGGAGGAGCCAATGTTCTCATCAAACAAACCAAACCGGGCTTTCCGTTCGGGTGCGGCATGAACTTCCACATCCTCGAGAGCGCCGACTACCAGAACTGGTTTGCATCACGATTCAGATTCACCACTTTCACCAATGCAATGAAGTGGTACACCACAGAGGAGGAACAAGGCCAAGAGAACTATACAGTAGCCGACGCGATGGTGAGATTCGCGCAAGGCAACAACATTTCGATCCGTGGTCACAATGTGTTCTGGGACAACCAAAAGTACCAGCCCGATTCGGTCAAGACCCTTTCGCCCGATGATCTGCGAAGAGCAGCAGAGAAGAGGATCAACTCGGTCGTCTCTAGATACGCAGGAGAACTGATTGCTTGGGATGTGGTCAATGAGAACCTGCACTTCAGCTTCTTCGAGGACAACCTCGGGAAAGACGCTTCCTCGATGTATTACTCAACGGCATACAAGCTCGACCCGACTCCTAGGATGTTCTTGAACGAGTACAACACCATCGAGTACAGCGAGGACGAGAAGGCGAGCCCGGGGAACTACAAGAAGAGGCTAGAGGAGATATTTTCATACCCGGGGAACGAAGATATACCGGCAGGAATAGGAGTGCAAGGCCATTTTGGCCCTGGCCAGCCGAACTTGGCTTACATGAGATCAAGCCTAGACATTCTTGCCACAACTGGTGTGCCCATTTGGCTCACAGAAGTGTCTGTGGATCCAGGAGTTAACCAG GCACAGTACTTGGAGGAGGTGCTCAGGGAGGCTTATTCCCATCCCGGCGTGGAAGGGATCATAATGTTCGCCGGCCCTGCGTACGCCGGCTTCAATAACACCATGCTCGCGGACATGAACTTCAACAACACGCCAACAGGGGACATTGTGGACAAGCTGATCCAGGAGTGGAAATCCGAAGACCTGGAGGCTTGCGCCGACGACGGAGGGTTCTTCAGTGCTACATTGCTTCATGGAGAATACGAGATCACCATAACCGATCCGGTCACTAACTCCTCTTCCACTTCAACATTTGAAGTGACCAAAGATGGCTCCAACATAATTTCCCTTCCTCATGTGGAGTCAATAGTCAAAGCCACAAGGCAGCTCCTATGGAACTAA
- the LOC115755217 gene encoding DNA polymerase kappa isoform X1 yields the protein MPMADKKSESASSDGARPWQSYHTVFTNAKAGMEGVDKEKVQRVVYEMSKGSKYFENEERKEAFIRQKIERMRARSAKLTAGHLSQYQTVADKRILELEATRDLSKVWLHVDMDAFYAAVETLCDSSLKGRPMAVGGMSMISTANYEARRFGVRAAMPGFIARKLCPELIFVPVDFEKYTYYSDLTRKVFQTYDPNFIASSLDEAYLDITEVCKERGVSGGEVAEELRNAVFGETGLTCSAGVAANCLLAKVCSDINKPNGQFVLPNDRLAVMTFISSLPIRKIGGIGKVTERILTDVFGISTCEEMLRKGGYLCSLFSRSTADFFLSVGLGLGETDPPQMRLRKSISNERTFPATDSEALLYQKLDELAELLSSDMQKEGLHGRTLTLKLKTSSFEVRTRALTLQKYISSRDDIYNYASKLLKAELPISLRLIGLRVSQFKDDKMGSPSDPTQKTLLSFMVADASGNFVRGQSSLGSETSNNLFMNDFGDDISVETREMIDSERDDPLNRNDSSDPEQRCTLIEFAGKTEGMHGHINGSIVEKVDALIEKSDPKSSQLKKSNGRESDTSLPHETEISSCLNQKDNNDYLLQGETSSRQEEQILWMNDYECSLCGIELPSSFVEERQEHADFHLAERLQKEESGMDSRTLIARERSPLKQTGSGNKHKKRKSSPSDGHLPIDVFFRKINQKP from the exons ATGCCGATGGCGGACAAGAAGAGCGAGAGCGCGTCGAGCGACGGTGCTCGTCCATGGCAGTCCTACCACACCGTCTTCACCAACGCCAAAGCCG gcatGGAGGGGGTGGATAAGGAGAAGGTGCAAAGGGTTGTGTACGAGATGAGCAAAGGGTCCAAGTATTTCGAGAACGAGGAGCGCAAGGAGGCATTCATAAGGCAGAAGATAGAGAGGATGCGCGCTCGGAGCGCGAAGCTCACCGCTGGGCATTTGTCTCAATATCAGACG GTGGCTGACAAAAGAATCCTAGAACTGGAAGCTACACGAGACCTTTCAAAGGTTTGGCTGCATGTAGATATGGATGCTTTTTATGCAGCTGTCGAAACGTTATGCGattcttctttaaaagggaGACCAATGGCAGTTGGCGGCATGTCTATGATCTCAACTGCTAACTATGAG GCAAGGCGATTTGGCGTTCGTGCAGCAATGCCTGGTTTTATTGCACGTAAACTATGTCCGGAGTTGATTTTTGTTCCAGTAGATTTTGAAAAGTATACTTATTACAGTGATCTAACTCGAAAAG TGTTCCAGACGTATGATCCCAACTTTATTGCCTCCAGTTTGGATGAAGCTTACCTTGATATAACTGAGGTCTGCAAGGAAAGAGGTGTCTCTGGTGGAGAA GTTGCTGAAGAACTTAGAAATGCTGTGTTTGGGGAGACTGGCCTTACTTGTAGTGCTGGAGTTGCTGCAAACTGCTTGCTTGCTAAG GTTTGCTCTGATATAAACAAACCAAATGGACAGTTTGTCTTGCCTAATGACCGGCTGGCTGTCATGACATTTATCTCCTCACTTCCTATCCGAAAG ATTGGGGGCATTGGAAAGGTTACTGAACGTATCTTAACAGATGTTTTTGGTATTAGTACCTGTGAGGAGATGCTGCGAAAGGGAGGGTACctttgttctcttttttcccgCTCCACAGCTG ACTTTTTTCTCTCTGTGGGGCTGGGTCTTGGGGAGACAGATCCTCCACAAATGAGGCTGCGAAAGAGTATCAGTAACGAGCGAACATTTCCAGCTACAGACAGTGAGGCTTTGCTGTATCAAAAGTTAG ATGAACTTGCAGAGCTACTTTCTAGTGATATGCAAAAGGAAGGTCTTCATGGTCGGACATTAACTCTTAAACTGAAGACTTCATCTTTTGAG GTTCGAACCAGAGCCTTAACTCTGCAGAAATACATATCCTCAAGGGATGACATCTATAATTATGCATCAAAGCTTCTGAAGGCTGAACTTCCCATATCTTTAAGACTGATAG GACTAAGGGTGTCTCAGTTTAAAGATGATAAGATGGGCTCTCCATCTGATCCAACACAGAAAACTCTCCTGAGCTTCATGGTGGCAGATGCTTCTGGAAATTTTGTTAGGGGACAGAGCTCATTGGGATCAGAAACTAGCAACAATCTCTTCATGAATGATTTCGGAGACGATATTTCTGTGGAGACTCGTGAGATGATTGACAGTGAAAGAGACGATCCACTAAACCGGAATGACTCATCTGATCCAGAACAGCGCTGCACTTTGATTGAATTTGCTGGCAAAACCGAGGGGATGCATGGACATATAAATGGCTCTATCGTGGAGAAG GTAGATGCCCTTATAGAGAAGAGTGACCCAAAATCTAGTCAACTCAAAAAATCTAATGGAAGGGAATCGGATACTTCTTTACCTCACGAGACTGAGATTAGCAGCTGCCTAAATCAGAAGGATAATAATGACTATCTGCTCCAAGGTGAAACATCATCCAGACAAGAAGAGCAGATTCTGTGGATGAATGATTACGAGTGTTCACTTTGTGGGATTGAATTGCCGTCATCTTTCGTGGAGGAAAGGCAAGAACATGCGGACTTTCATCTTGCAGAGAGACTTCAGAAAGAGGAATCAGGCATGGATTCAAGAACACTCATAGCCAGGGAAAG GTCGCCACTGAAGCAGACTGGCAGCGGAAATAAACATAAGAAGCGCAAGTCGTCACCTTCAGACGGACATCTTCCGATAGATGTGTTCTTCAGGAAGATTAATCAGAAACCCTAG
- the LOC115755217 gene encoding DNA polymerase kappa isoform X2: protein MPMADKKSESASSDGARPWQSYHTVFTNAKAGMEGVDKEKVQRVVYEMSKGSKYFENEERKEAFIRQKIERMRARSAKLTAGHLSQYQTVADKRILELEATRDLSKVWLHVDMDAFYAAVETLCDSSLKGRPMAVGGMSMISTANYEARRFGVRAAMPGFIARKLCPELIFVPVDFEKYTYYSDLTRKVFQTYDPNFIASSLDEAYLDITEVCKERGVSGGEVAEELRNAVFGETGLTCSAGVAANCLLAKVCSDINKPNGQFVLPNDRLAVMTFISSLPIRKIGGIGKVTERILTDVFGISTCEEMLRKGGYLCSLFSRSTADFFLSVGLGLGETDPPQMRLRKSISNERTFPATDSEALLYQKLELLSSDMQKEGLHGRTLTLKLKTSSFEVRTRALTLQKYISSRDDIYNYASKLLKAELPISLRLIGLRVSQFKDDKMGSPSDPTQKTLLSFMVADASGNFVRGQSSLGSETSNNLFMNDFGDDISVETREMIDSERDDPLNRNDSSDPEQRCTLIEFAGKTEGMHGHINGSIVEKVDALIEKSDPKSSQLKKSNGRESDTSLPHETEISSCLNQKDNNDYLLQGETSSRQEEQILWMNDYECSLCGIELPSSFVEERQEHADFHLAERLQKEESGMDSRTLIARERSPLKQTGSGNKHKKRKSSPSDGHLPIDVFFRKINQKP, encoded by the exons ATGCCGATGGCGGACAAGAAGAGCGAGAGCGCGTCGAGCGACGGTGCTCGTCCATGGCAGTCCTACCACACCGTCTTCACCAACGCCAAAGCCG gcatGGAGGGGGTGGATAAGGAGAAGGTGCAAAGGGTTGTGTACGAGATGAGCAAAGGGTCCAAGTATTTCGAGAACGAGGAGCGCAAGGAGGCATTCATAAGGCAGAAGATAGAGAGGATGCGCGCTCGGAGCGCGAAGCTCACCGCTGGGCATTTGTCTCAATATCAGACG GTGGCTGACAAAAGAATCCTAGAACTGGAAGCTACACGAGACCTTTCAAAGGTTTGGCTGCATGTAGATATGGATGCTTTTTATGCAGCTGTCGAAACGTTATGCGattcttctttaaaagggaGACCAATGGCAGTTGGCGGCATGTCTATGATCTCAACTGCTAACTATGAG GCAAGGCGATTTGGCGTTCGTGCAGCAATGCCTGGTTTTATTGCACGTAAACTATGTCCGGAGTTGATTTTTGTTCCAGTAGATTTTGAAAAGTATACTTATTACAGTGATCTAACTCGAAAAG TGTTCCAGACGTATGATCCCAACTTTATTGCCTCCAGTTTGGATGAAGCTTACCTTGATATAACTGAGGTCTGCAAGGAAAGAGGTGTCTCTGGTGGAGAA GTTGCTGAAGAACTTAGAAATGCTGTGTTTGGGGAGACTGGCCTTACTTGTAGTGCTGGAGTTGCTGCAAACTGCTTGCTTGCTAAG GTTTGCTCTGATATAAACAAACCAAATGGACAGTTTGTCTTGCCTAATGACCGGCTGGCTGTCATGACATTTATCTCCTCACTTCCTATCCGAAAG ATTGGGGGCATTGGAAAGGTTACTGAACGTATCTTAACAGATGTTTTTGGTATTAGTACCTGTGAGGAGATGCTGCGAAAGGGAGGGTACctttgttctcttttttcccgCTCCACAGCTG ACTTTTTTCTCTCTGTGGGGCTGGGTCTTGGGGAGACAGATCCTCCACAAATGAGGCTGCGAAAGAGTATCAGTAACGAGCGAACATTTCCAGCTACAGACAGTGAGGCTTTGCTGTATCAAAAGTTAG AGCTACTTTCTAGTGATATGCAAAAGGAAGGTCTTCATGGTCGGACATTAACTCTTAAACTGAAGACTTCATCTTTTGAG GTTCGAACCAGAGCCTTAACTCTGCAGAAATACATATCCTCAAGGGATGACATCTATAATTATGCATCAAAGCTTCTGAAGGCTGAACTTCCCATATCTTTAAGACTGATAG GACTAAGGGTGTCTCAGTTTAAAGATGATAAGATGGGCTCTCCATCTGATCCAACACAGAAAACTCTCCTGAGCTTCATGGTGGCAGATGCTTCTGGAAATTTTGTTAGGGGACAGAGCTCATTGGGATCAGAAACTAGCAACAATCTCTTCATGAATGATTTCGGAGACGATATTTCTGTGGAGACTCGTGAGATGATTGACAGTGAAAGAGACGATCCACTAAACCGGAATGACTCATCTGATCCAGAACAGCGCTGCACTTTGATTGAATTTGCTGGCAAAACCGAGGGGATGCATGGACATATAAATGGCTCTATCGTGGAGAAG GTAGATGCCCTTATAGAGAAGAGTGACCCAAAATCTAGTCAACTCAAAAAATCTAATGGAAGGGAATCGGATACTTCTTTACCTCACGAGACTGAGATTAGCAGCTGCCTAAATCAGAAGGATAATAATGACTATCTGCTCCAAGGTGAAACATCATCCAGACAAGAAGAGCAGATTCTGTGGATGAATGATTACGAGTGTTCACTTTGTGGGATTGAATTGCCGTCATCTTTCGTGGAGGAAAGGCAAGAACATGCGGACTTTCATCTTGCAGAGAGACTTCAGAAAGAGGAATCAGGCATGGATTCAAGAACACTCATAGCCAGGGAAAG GTCGCCACTGAAGCAGACTGGCAGCGGAAATAAACATAAGAAGCGCAAGTCGTCACCTTCAGACGGACATCTTCCGATAGATGTGTTCTTCAGGAAGATTAATCAGAAACCCTAG
- the LOC115755217 gene encoding DNA polymerase kappa isoform X3, translating to MDAFYAAVETLCDSSLKGRPMAVGGMSMISTANYEARRFGVRAAMPGFIARKLCPELIFVPVDFEKYTYYSDLTRKVFQTYDPNFIASSLDEAYLDITEVCKERGVSGGEVAEELRNAVFGETGLTCSAGVAANCLLAKVCSDINKPNGQFVLPNDRLAVMTFISSLPIRKIGGIGKVTERILTDVFGISTCEEMLRKGGYLCSLFSRSTADFFLSVGLGLGETDPPQMRLRKSISNERTFPATDSEALLYQKLDELAELLSSDMQKEGLHGRTLTLKLKTSSFEVRTRALTLQKYISSRDDIYNYASKLLKAELPISLRLIGLRVSQFKDDKMGSPSDPTQKTLLSFMVADASGNFVRGQSSLGSETSNNLFMNDFGDDISVETREMIDSERDDPLNRNDSSDPEQRCTLIEFAGKTEGMHGHINGSIVEKVDALIEKSDPKSSQLKKSNGRESDTSLPHETEISSCLNQKDNNDYLLQGETSSRQEEQILWMNDYECSLCGIELPSSFVEERQEHADFHLAERLQKEESGMDSRTLIARERSPLKQTGSGNKHKKRKSSPSDGHLPIDVFFRKINQKP from the exons ATGGATGCTTTTTATGCAGCTGTCGAAACGTTATGCGattcttctttaaaagggaGACCAATGGCAGTTGGCGGCATGTCTATGATCTCAACTGCTAACTATGAG GCAAGGCGATTTGGCGTTCGTGCAGCAATGCCTGGTTTTATTGCACGTAAACTATGTCCGGAGTTGATTTTTGTTCCAGTAGATTTTGAAAAGTATACTTATTACAGTGATCTAACTCGAAAAG TGTTCCAGACGTATGATCCCAACTTTATTGCCTCCAGTTTGGATGAAGCTTACCTTGATATAACTGAGGTCTGCAAGGAAAGAGGTGTCTCTGGTGGAGAA GTTGCTGAAGAACTTAGAAATGCTGTGTTTGGGGAGACTGGCCTTACTTGTAGTGCTGGAGTTGCTGCAAACTGCTTGCTTGCTAAG GTTTGCTCTGATATAAACAAACCAAATGGACAGTTTGTCTTGCCTAATGACCGGCTGGCTGTCATGACATTTATCTCCTCACTTCCTATCCGAAAG ATTGGGGGCATTGGAAAGGTTACTGAACGTATCTTAACAGATGTTTTTGGTATTAGTACCTGTGAGGAGATGCTGCGAAAGGGAGGGTACctttgttctcttttttcccgCTCCACAGCTG ACTTTTTTCTCTCTGTGGGGCTGGGTCTTGGGGAGACAGATCCTCCACAAATGAGGCTGCGAAAGAGTATCAGTAACGAGCGAACATTTCCAGCTACAGACAGTGAGGCTTTGCTGTATCAAAAGTTAG ATGAACTTGCAGAGCTACTTTCTAGTGATATGCAAAAGGAAGGTCTTCATGGTCGGACATTAACTCTTAAACTGAAGACTTCATCTTTTGAG GTTCGAACCAGAGCCTTAACTCTGCAGAAATACATATCCTCAAGGGATGACATCTATAATTATGCATCAAAGCTTCTGAAGGCTGAACTTCCCATATCTTTAAGACTGATAG GACTAAGGGTGTCTCAGTTTAAAGATGATAAGATGGGCTCTCCATCTGATCCAACACAGAAAACTCTCCTGAGCTTCATGGTGGCAGATGCTTCTGGAAATTTTGTTAGGGGACAGAGCTCATTGGGATCAGAAACTAGCAACAATCTCTTCATGAATGATTTCGGAGACGATATTTCTGTGGAGACTCGTGAGATGATTGACAGTGAAAGAGACGATCCACTAAACCGGAATGACTCATCTGATCCAGAACAGCGCTGCACTTTGATTGAATTTGCTGGCAAAACCGAGGGGATGCATGGACATATAAATGGCTCTATCGTGGAGAAG GTAGATGCCCTTATAGAGAAGAGTGACCCAAAATCTAGTCAACTCAAAAAATCTAATGGAAGGGAATCGGATACTTCTTTACCTCACGAGACTGAGATTAGCAGCTGCCTAAATCAGAAGGATAATAATGACTATCTGCTCCAAGGTGAAACATCATCCAGACAAGAAGAGCAGATTCTGTGGATGAATGATTACGAGTGTTCACTTTGTGGGATTGAATTGCCGTCATCTTTCGTGGAGGAAAGGCAAGAACATGCGGACTTTCATCTTGCAGAGAGACTTCAGAAAGAGGAATCAGGCATGGATTCAAGAACACTCATAGCCAGGGAAAG GTCGCCACTGAAGCAGACTGGCAGCGGAAATAAACATAAGAAGCGCAAGTCGTCACCTTCAGACGGACATCTTCCGATAGATGTGTTCTTCAGGAAGATTAATCAGAAACCCTAG
- the LOC115755204 gene encoding uncharacterized protein LOC115755204 gives MGMEAQSPYRSGVTASQQKKAKRRMSRREGRESESRRHRSRFDREPSPKRSRKDGKPEAERVPGNTDRGERDGKHGRQLLGVSLLETPSRFDSKAGTAAEGKDSEKKAFGTNSDGRKHPPNPTEVPRSRSYFQHDERGSAGQGARSFGQRAPTERGWWKDSKDQGTERATNKTATVDVKQREDNPRKGDDSSTWRHDGYFEMEANQAPSVARKRPAFREQKFPADADAGKVTDEAVKPSHTALDGERNEERRRYPHNSERSGNTYFRDRARPYRREDQRSGGFISRERYGGGGSRYNRGRESFNGRQTYRPGGARIEKWKHDLYNEANKSPSPKNEDDRLAKIEALLAS, from the exons ATGGGGATGGAAGCTCAAAGCCCCTACCGCTCTGGGGTCACCGCGAGCCagcagaaaaaagcaaaaaggagaaTGTCTCGACGGGAGGGTCGTGAATCCGAGTCCAGACGACACCGTTCCAGATTCGACAGAGAGCCCAG TCCCAAGAGGTCTAGAAAGGATGGAAAACCTGAAGCAGAAAGAGTCCCGGGCAACACTGATCGTGGAGAGCGGGATGGAAAGCATGGTCGCCAACTGCTTGGTGTATCATTGCTTGAGACACCCTCACGTTTTGACTCTAAAGCTGGGACTGCAGCTGAGGGTAAAGACTCTGAAAAGAAGGCCTTTGGAACAAATTCTGATGGAAGGAAGCACCCTCCTAATCCTACTGAAGTGCCTCGGTCAAGATCTTATTTCCAG CACGATGAGCGTGGTAGTGCTGGGCAAGGTGCTCGCAGCTTTGGTCAAAGAGCCCCTACAG AGCGTGGATGGTGGAAAGATTCAAAGGACCAAGGTACTGAAAGGGCAACCAACAAGACAGCAACAGTGGATGTGAAGCAAAGAGAGGATAATCCACGTAAAGGAGACGACAGCAGCACTTGGCGCCACGATGGGTACTTTGAGATGGAGGCTAACCAAGCTCCGTCAGTGGCTCGTAAGAGACCTGCATTCAGGGAACAAAAGTTTCCAGCAGACGCTGATGCCGGTAAAGTGACTGATGAGGCTGTAAAGCCTAGCCATACTGCGTTAGATGGTGAAAGAAATGAGGAACGAAGACGTTACCCCCACAATTCGGAAAGATCTGGAAATACTTATTTCCGTGATAGAGCACGGCCTTACAGGAGAGAGGATCAGAGGAGCGGTGGGTTTATATCAAGAGAGAGATACGGTGGCGGTGGCAGCAGGTATAATAGAGGAAGAGAATCTTTTAATGGTAGACAAACTTACCGCCCTGGTGGTGCTCGAATAGAGAAGTGGAAGCATGATTTATACAACGAGGCTAACAAGAGTCCATCCCCAAAGAATGAGGATGATCGCTTGGCCAAGATAGAAGCTCTCTTGGCTTCATAA